Proteins encoded by one window of Rouxiella chamberiensis:
- the fhuF gene encoding siderophore-iron reductase FhuF, whose amino-acid sequence MMQTLFDSFRDGPIPWVADQFRPMTSEVKDALPLSMLATEDGCASLLSHYLRVHADDASHPDKRRARISMWSQWYFANLLPSWVIISLRHNWQLPINPQQLFLTLQEEGLPCQIYLQGEGEAYVPQPQVPFYRFEEMIEQHLRPVCQAMAAVSHLKPGIYWGNAAVRVNWGIQQAELVNADIREGTALIEARELSAGRKNPLFQPLRPENPRDPESPLFRRQCCLRYELPDIAMCPSCPLLLAEKRRRIPTQSQ is encoded by the coding sequence ATGATGCAGACACTCTTCGACAGTTTCCGCGATGGTCCCATTCCCTGGGTTGCCGACCAGTTTCGCCCGATGACTTCCGAAGTCAAAGACGCTCTGCCGTTGAGCATGCTGGCGACAGAAGACGGCTGCGCAAGCCTGCTTTCGCATTATTTGCGCGTTCATGCCGATGACGCGAGCCACCCCGACAAGCGCCGTGCGCGCATTTCGATGTGGTCACAGTGGTATTTCGCCAACCTGCTGCCAAGCTGGGTAATTATCTCTCTTCGGCACAACTGGCAACTGCCCATTAATCCGCAGCAGCTTTTCCTGACGCTACAGGAAGAGGGATTGCCGTGTCAGATTTATCTGCAGGGCGAAGGCGAGGCCTACGTGCCGCAGCCGCAAGTGCCTTTTTATCGTTTTGAGGAGATGATAGAGCAGCATCTGCGCCCGGTCTGTCAGGCGATGGCGGCGGTATCTCACCTCAAGCCCGGCATTTACTGGGGGAATGCGGCGGTGCGGGTGAACTGGGGCATTCAGCAGGCCGAACTGGTCAACGCCGATATTCGCGAAGGCACTGCACTCATCGAAGCCCGGGAGTTGTCTGCCGGTCGCAAGAATCCGCTGTTCCAGCCGCTGCGTCCCGAAAATCCGCGAGACCCCGAAAGCCCGCTGTTTCGCCGCCAATGCTGTCTGCGCTATGAGCTACCCGACATCGCGATGTGTCCATCCTGCCCTCTTTTACTCGCCGAGAAACGCCGCCGTATTCCGACGCAATCACA